DNA sequence from the Paenibacillus azoreducens genome:
CCAGTGCCGAAATCAAAGCCCGCACAACCAATTCGTCCATCAAAGGCGATATACCTTGGAACCTTGAAGACGGCGACGAACGGGGTCACGCCAAGATTGGCGACGGTACTCACAAGATTGAGCTGGCCACCACCAACGGAAGCATTAAAGTGAATTACGGAGACAAAGAATAAGCCTTGGGTTGGAATGAAGTGCTGCCGCTAACGGCAGCGCTTTTTATTTTTGGCTGAATCAATTCATAAGCAATTTGAAGAAAAAGAAAAATTCACAAAGTGGATGATGGGAAAATCGCAAAATAAAAGAAATTCTATCGATGCACCTTCTAAGGAGCCAGACCGCATTTAGCGGTAATTTCTCTTGCGATTATAGAACGCTTAAGCTCCGCTTAAAACTAACAATTCTATAATCTTAAGAAAAATTCTATCGATGCACCTTCTAAGAAGCCGGATCGCGGTTAGCGGTAATTTTTTTGCGATATCGGGACCCGTTTACCGGAAGGTTATACATTCTGATATCTAAAGAAAAAATCTGCATCAAGATTCAATATCTTGATAACCCGATTTTTGCTAATAAGGCCGGCTTGCAAAATCGCTCCTACGATGCTGATTCGTTTTTTTCCTGAACTCCTCTCCTGCTCGTTTATTCATCGACCAATTCCAATAAATAGTCGGTATATTCCTCCTCGCTCATTTTCGAAATCGCAGCAACCAGCTTATCCTGGGCTTGTTCGGCCGGCAGCTGCTCATAATCGGCTTTCTTTATCTTAGCCATCCGCGCCCGATATTCAGGCGTGCTGTTCTGCTCAATATATTGAATGACCTGCTGCAAAGGCATTTTCTTGAGCGTCCAGATACTGATGTCATGACTCAACTGATACTCCCCCTTTAACTTATAAACACCGCTTCTCCTATAGTGTCCGATCGCCAATGCACCCATTCCATGTTGTCAGCGTCATCGTCACCGCAGCTCTGATTATCGCAAGCATTCGCTTAGATTCAAGGCAGGCAATCACTTATTAAATCATGCCGGTTGATATAGAATATAGGATTGATCTTGAAGCGAATAGCTTGGATGGGTGGTAATGCGAATATTTCTGAAGTCAACATGGAAGGGAAAGAGTGCAAAAGTGCGGTTTTTCTTGATAAAATGGCTTCACTTGTAGGAAACGCTTGCAAATCTGCAGGCTTTTTCGTCGATTTAGGCTAAAAGCGAAGATCCCTCTTAAATACTTGCACTTTCGCAACAATGATCCTCGTTTTTCAAAGGCGTATCAAAAATAAATGTACAATAAATCAATTTCATAATGAAAAATATTAAGGGTATTTCAACAGCGGCATTAATGAAATGGATTCTTGAATTCGCTTTTTGGTTTTAGCAAAATCCTACATGACAAAAATGATTGGCTGATCGGCTGTTCCATCTGAAAAGTTGCAAAAGTACATCTATTTTAGCGTTCCAGGCAATGATGGCCAGAAAGCTTGCAAAAATACATCTTTTCCCCAGCTTTTAGGCATAAACAGACGATTCATGGTCAAATGGATGTACTTTCGCAACAATTTTCCATTTCACGCTATGAAATGCCTGAAAAGGATGCACTTTCGCAACATTTTCCTGATCACATGATGACCTGTCTGAAAAAGCTTGCGTCCTGAATCAATTTTATAATCGATCTATATCCCTCCACCCCAAAATGCCGCCTGTCCAGCTCCCTGCCGAAAAGCGAAAAAAAGCCGCCCCTATTGCGGGCTGCACCTCATTGCCAATCACATGACTAACAATCGGGTGCAGCGCACTGTTGGGACAGCCCTTAAAGTCCATCTCTAGTATTACACGTTAAAACGGAAATGCATTACATCCCCGTCAGCGACGACGTATTCTTTGCCCTCCAGGCGAAGCTGACCGCGCTCTTTGGCTGCGTTCATGCTGCCTGCGGCCAATAGATCATCATAAGAAACGACCTCGGCGCGGATAAAACCACGCTCGAAATCCGTATGGATGACGCCCGCCGCCTGCGGCGCTTTGGTCCCCTTGCGGATCGTCCATGCACGCACTTCCTGAACGCCTGCCGTGAAGTACGTATACAAGCCAAGCAGACGGTAGGCCGCTTTAATGAGGCGATTCAAGCCGGATTCCTCCAGACCCATCTCCTCCAGGAACATAGCTTTGTCTTCCCCTTCAAGCTCGGCGATTTCCGCCTCAACCTTGGCGCTGATCGGCACAACCTCGGCATTCTCCGCCGCGGCAAATTCTCTGACCTGCTGCACGTACGGATTGTTGTCCGCATCGGCTACTCCGTCTTCACTGAGGTTGGCCGCATAAAGAACCGGCTTCAGCGTAAGCAGATGCAAGTCGCGCACGATAGCTTTCTCGTCATCGGACAGCTCCACGCTGCGCGCAGGCTGATCGTTGTACAGCGCTTCTTTTACACGCTCAAGCACGGCCACTTCCTGCTCGTATTGCTTGTTGCCGCCCTTCATGTTTTTGCGGGCGCGTTCGATCCGTTTGTCGACGCTCTCCAGATCGGCCAGGATCAGCTCCAGATTGATGGTCTGGATGTCGCTGACAGGATTAACCTTGCCGTCGACATGGGTAATATTTTCGTCTTCAAAACATCTGACCACATGCACGATGGCGTCCACTTCACGGATATGGGCCAAAAATTTGTTGCCCAGCCCTTCGCCTTTGCTTGCGCCGCGCACGAGGCCGGCGATATCTACGAACTCAAAAGCGGTCGGAACCGTTTTGTTAGGCTGTACAAGCTCTGTCAGCTTGTCCAGACGCTCATCCGGTACTTCCACCACGCCTACATTCGGGTCAATCGTACAAAACGGATAGTTGGCGGATTCCGCACCCGCCTGCGTAATCGCATTAAACAAAGTGGATTTGCCGACGTTCGGCAGTCCCACGATACCTGCTTTCAAAGCCATGGATGATGACACTCCTATTTCTTATTAGAATGGGCTTGCACGCCTGAATTGAATCTATCAATAAAATGGATGTTTTTGCACCGAAAGGCACAATCCTCTCAATCCTACCCATTATATATTAGAACCTTGGGGGCATCAAGATAAGAGCAGGGTCACCCATCAGCCGGATCAACGGCTTTAAGAGGGTGTTCAAAAAGTCCGCTTTTGATCACGAAGTGAATTAGGAAGCAAGCTCGGCATCGAATCTTGAATTCAGCCGGGCCTTCCGGTGCTCACGTACCCCAATGTACGCTCCGCTCCTCAGTCCCTATCTTCATTCAACTGAAGCGTTTTGAAAAAACGCACATCGGAAGCATAAGCTTCGGTGCTGAAAACCGACCTTTTTGAACACGCACTTTAAGGCGGGCAAACGGTCCATCCCGTAAAATCGCGGCTCTCCCCAAAGATTCAATCTGCCAGCATCGGCTCCGGACTACACCATGTTCCGCGCCAATCGCGTGGTTCCCCGAAGTGCCGCGATATCTGCCGCTCCGATGCCGAACATGGCCGTGCGAAGCTCGAATTCCACCTGCTCTAGAGCGGCATGCAGCGCTCCCTCAGATTCCACCGCCGGTCCCAGCACGCTGCGGCCAAATCCGGCCAGATCGGCTCCGAGCGCCAGCACTTTGGCAGCGTCCACGCCGCCCTTCAGACCCCCGCTGCCAATTAAACCGGCTTGCCGGGACACCTTTCGCACTTCAACGATGCACTCCGCCGTCGGGATGCCCCAGCCGGCAAAAGCCTCCGCCGCTGCCCGCCGTACCGCATCCTTATTCCGGAACTTCTCGACCTGGCTCCACGAGGTGCCCCCGGCTCCGGCCACATCTATAAAATCCACTCCGGCCTGCAGCAGCCGTGATGCGGTCTCGCCGTCAATCCCCCAACCGACCTCTTTGACGCCGACCGGAACATGCATCTGCTTGCACACCTGTTCGATCCGTGACAACAAACCGCCAAAATCGGTATTGCCTTCAGGCTGAAATACCTCCTGCAGTCCGTTCAAGTGAAGTACCAGCATGTTGGCTCCGGCGATTTCGACCGCGCGGCGGCATTCATCCGCTCCAAAGCCGTAGTTGAGCTGAACCGCACCCAAATTGGCGATGACCGGAATCGTCGGGGCATGCTTGCGTACATGAAAGGTATCCGCCAGCTCTTCCCGTTCTACGGCCGCCCGGATTGAACCTACGCCCAAGGCCCAGCCGCGCTCCTCGGCAACCGCCGCCAGCCGTTCATTGATCAATCCCGTCGCTTTGCTTCCGCCCGTCATTGAGCTGATAAGCAGCGGAGTGCGTACTGGGATGTCCAAAAAAGATGTTTTCAGCGAGATCCCATTAAAATCCGTCTCCGGCAGCGCGTTATGCCGGAAACGGTATCTTTCCAGCCCGGACGTAATCCCCACGCCACCCACTTCTTCATTCAAACAAAGCCGCACATGTTCCATTTTCCGTTCACCCGTTGGCGCTTCCGGCAGAAGCGATCGGTTTCCGGCAATTTTTCCGTCCATTACGTGACCCCTTTCCACACTAATTCCGGTTTATCAAACCAACCTATTTAAGAACAAACATCCGTCCAATAATCTTAAAAACATATTATACCTTATATGCATCGATATATTCACCTACAAGTCTGCCCGCAAGCGTCACAAGCGGCGTGCTGCCGCCGAAATAACCGATCCCGCCGACAAACCAGAGCCCCTCCACATCCTTGCTGCGGTGGCCCGGACGAAAAAAAGTTTGCCTTAGCGAATTGTAGGATATGCCATAAGCGGACCCTTTATAGGCCAGCGTGTCGGCCGCAATATTCTGCGGGGTGTAAAGCTCCACAACATCGTATTTATCAATATCGGTTAGTCCATAGTTTTGGAGATCGGACAAGATGTTTTCACCGTATGATTTCGCTTCCTTCTCCCAGTCGGTCAAGGGAGTCAGATACGGCACTTTGGCTGAAATATACAGGTTGCTGCTGCCTTCCGGAGCCAGTCCCTTTTCGGAATAGCCCGAATAGCAAACATACAAAGCGGGATGACGCGGAGGCTGCCCGTACTCGAAAATCTCCTGAAATTCCCTGGTATAAGATTCCGGAAAAAAGATCGTATGATGCAGCAGCTTGCTGTATTGACGGGGTACGCCGGCGAGCAAAACAAAGCTTGAATGCGAAAGCTTGTAACTTCTGATTTTGTCGTCGCGCATGGAAGGACGGTCCTTCTCGTCGAGCAAATCCCGGTTCATCGTCAGCAGGTCGCCGGCCGCAATCACCGTATCGGTCCCGTAAAATCCGCTGTCGCTCTCAACCCCGGCTACTCTGCCTTTACGAACTGCAATATGCTTTGCTTCCGATCCGGTTATGATCTCCACTCCGAGCTCCAACGCAAGCCTGACCATCGCTTCGACTATCGAATACGTTCCCCCGCGAACTCCGTGAACCCCCATCCGGGCCTCCACGTGACCAAGCAGGGCAAATATGGATGGCGACTGCTGCGGCGAGGAGCCGGCAACCGTCGAATATCGGCTGAGCATGGCCAGCGTATTGGGATGATTGAAATACCGCCGAAGCAGGCTCTGCAAGGAAGTCGCCGGCCTGGCTCGCAGAAAATTGCGCAGCATCGCCGGATTTGCCCTTTCCTTCCAGTTTGAAAGCAAGCGGTTCATGAAATGCTCCTCTGACAGCTGATACAGCTCGGCGGATTCCCGCAGGAAACTTTCATATTGAAGTGCATCGGTCGGACTGAAGGTCGATATTTGATCTTTCATTTTTTCGGCGTCCCTGCTCATGTCCACAACGGATCCGTCTGCAAAAATATTCCTTGATCGCGGTTCCAGTTCGTATAATCCGATATAATCCTCCAGGTCTGCCCCCGCCTTTTCGAAGAGGCTGCGGAACATATGCGGCATCGTAATCGAACTGAGGCCACGGTCGAACGTATATCCTTCCCTTTGGATGCGCTGCAGCTTCCCGCCCGGCGCTTGCTGGCGTTCAAGCACTTTAACCTTCCAGCCTTTGGAAGCAAGGATAATTGCACAAGCCAATCCGCCAAACCCCGCACCGATCACAACGGCTTGATGTCTCATGTATACCGCCCGCCTTTCCTAACCAAGGTTCGTTCCCCCGTCTGTTATACAATCGCTCCAAATGCCCGCAAACAAACCAACCAACAAAACACATTAACCAGATAATACCAGTCATAAAGGAAAGCGTAAATACAAAAAGACACATACATACGGCAAAAAGGCGCTCCGCACAAAGCAGAACGCCTTTTGACCGTATCCGTTATTTCTTACGAACGATGATTGCATCCAATGATTGCGGCAAACCATATCATAGGCCGGGCGCGGGCCCTGCTACAAAAGCGGGGACATTAGGCGGGCCAGCGATTCCAGAAAACGCTCGGATATCTTTTTCTTCATAACCTTGTCCATCATAATCTGCTTCGCGTAGCTGAGATCACGCTCGAAATCAGCCATGATCCGCTGAACGCTGTCGGTCTGCACCAAAAGCGCGTTAACCTCGAAATTCAGGTGAAAGCTGCGCATGTCCATATTGGCCGTGCCGATCGTCGCTACTTCCCCATCAATAACCAGCAGTTTGGAATGCAGGAAGCCTTTTTCGTATTCGTAAATTTTGACGCCCACATCCAAAAGCGCCGGAAAATAGGAATGGGATGCCAGAAACGGCAGCCATTTATCCGGTTTGGCAGGGAACAAAATACGGACATCCAGGCCCGACATGGCGGCAACGCGCAGCGAGGTCAAAATATCTTCGTCAGGTATGAAGTAAGGCGTAGCCAACCAGACCGATTTTTGCGCGGAAGTAATCATGGAGAAAAAAATATTTTTGAGCACGCGGCGGTCATTATCGGGTCCGCTTGGGATAATCTGCACGGCGCCGTTGTTATGCCCGGACCTAAGCGGCGATAGATATTCGGCTTCCGTTACCTTTTCGTCTGTCATATAATGCCAATCCTGCAGAAAAATGGTTTGCAGCGTTCTGACGGCCTCTCCCCTGACGGACATATGCGTGTCGCGCCAAAATCCGTACGTGGAGCTGCGGCTCAAATACTCATCCCCTACGTTCAGGCCGCCGATGAAACCGACGTTTCCGTCAATGACCACGATTTTACGATGATTGCGAAAATTTACCCTGGACAGAAAAAACGCCTTGGAGCTTCCGTAAGCGGCCACTTTCACTCCCGCATTCGACATTTCCTGCAAAAAGGATTTAGGCAGCTGCATGCTGCCCCAGGCATCGTACATAAAACGAACGTGAACGCCTGCCCTGGCCTTCTCGATCAAAATTTGCTGAATCCGTGAACCGATATCGTCGGCGCGGTAGATATAATATTCCATATGAATATGATGCCTGGCCTTTTGCAGCTCATGCAGCAGCGTGGAAAAGGTCTCCTGCCCGTTGGTCAGGATTTTGGTTTCGCTCGAAAACGAAATGGGCGTCCGCGCAAGCCTTTGCGACAAGCGCATCAACTGCTGCTGCGTCGGACTGTATTCCGATAGTCCCTGCTGACCGCGCGCACTCTCCTCTTCCAGCTTTTCGTAAATCTTCGAATCCTGCTCGGCTTTTTTATCGAACTTGCGGCGCTTGAAATAGTTTTGTCCGAACAAAAGATAAAAAAACAGCCCCACGACCGGCACCAGCGCAAGCAATAAAATCCAGGCCATGGTTGAGGAAGGGTTCCTGTTTTCCATAAATATCATAAAACCAAGCGATACGACGGTCATCGTAGAGAAAATACTGACGATCGTACCTGCGGTTTTGCCGAAAAAGCCGAAGCCGAAATAATACAATGCAAATGATAAAGCTGCCACCAATACAGTCAGTATTGCTTTTCTCATATCTTCCCTCACTTTTATATCGCTTTGATCGCAAAGGTTATGCATATTCAGCTAGCAAGCTATATTCTACATGAACAAACCCAATCTTCCTATAGATTACCGGCAAAAAAACAGCATTTGATAAAATTTCAAGTAAGATCCTGACGAAAAAAACAGAAAAAAGCAGAAACTTTTAAAATCCCATTTCAAAAGTTCTGTTTCGTAGCCCTTGACAGGAAAATCATTTCGTGAAAAAATATTACCTAACGAACGTTAGTTAGTTAAGTGGAGGCGATGATATGAATGCAAAACGCTCGCTTTTGGATACCGCGCTTACCCATTTTGCACGCGAAGGTTATGAAGGAGCTTCCCTGCAAAAAATAGCTGAGGACGTCGGGATTAAAAAACCTTCCATATACGCTCATTTCAAAGGGAAAGATGATCTGTTCCTCTGTTCGCTGAAAAATGCCCTGAAAGAAGAAAAACGGCGGATTGTCCGCTATTTCTTCAGCCGGAGAAACCTGCCGCTGGAAAAAAGCCTTTTCGAGATGCTGGAATTTCTGCAAGAGGAATATACCCGCAGCAGCGAAAGCAAATTCGTGCTCCGGATGTCCTTTTTCCCGCCTTCTGCCCTCTATGATGAGGTCATGGAGCTCATCCTGCCATTCATTGATTCCATGGAAAGACGAGTGATCCAATTAATGGAGCAGGCTCAGGCGGAGGGATCGGTAACCATCTGCGATCCGGAGGATGCCGCGGTTGCTTATATGACGCTTACGGACGGCATTCTTGTAGAGATGGTATACGGAGGGGTTGCGAGTTCGAAGCGGCGGCTGAAGGCAGCCTGGCCTATTTTCTGGGCCGGGGTTCAAGCTTCCAAATGATATGAAGAGTAAAGAAACGCTTCATTGTTTCATTCTTTGCACATAGGCGCGATCAAGTAAAATGAGCAGCTATTTTCTTGATCGTCCTAACATACCGCGTTTTGGGCGCGGAATTTTTAAATGGCGATATCGTAGATAGGGGGTCAAAAGCACACCCCGATATCGCTTTAAGGAGGAGAACATCATGAACCGGCATTGGTTATTAGTTGTACTGAGCGGCGCCGTGGAAGTGTTATGGGTAACCGGCCTCAAGCATTCTACTCACATCTGGGAATGGCTGCTCACGGCACTTGCGATAGCGATAAGCTTTTATCTCATTATTAATGCCTCGAAGCATCTCCCTGTGGGCACGGTTTACGCGGTCTTCACAGGTCTTGGAACAGCCGGCACGGTGCTGACGGAAATGATCGTTTTCGGCGAACCGTTCAGTTGGTTGAAGACACTGCTTATTCTCGTGCTGCTCGCAGGCGTTATCGGACTGAAACTGATCACGGGGCAAGAAGCGGCAGACACCAAGAAGGGAGCGGATGCGTAATGGCTTGGGCAGCAGTTGTGCTTGCAGGAATATGTGAAGTGATCGGCGTCATCGCCATCAAAGGGGTCACGCAAAAGAAAGGCTGGACCGCTTACGCGATGCTGTTCGCATCGTTTGCCGGAAGCTTCGCGCTCCTGTCCTACGCCATGAATACCCTGGCGATGGGAACGGCGTATGCGGTGTGGACCGGGATTGGAACGGTCGGAAGCACGCTAACCGGCATGTTTCTGTTCGGGGAACCGAAGGAATGGCGCCGTTTATTGTTTATCTCCATGATTCTCGGTTCGGCCGTAGGTCTGAAATTAATTTCGTAATTCATGTCACAAAATCAGAGTCTATTTTGTCTTCCTTATGTGAAAATAAAGGAGGACTGATTATAATGACACTAAGATTTAATTACCGGGCTGTAAGCCCCCATGTATATCAAGCAATGGTCAATCTGCAAAAAGCCGACTCGGCAAGCTCGATCGATCCGGTGCTGCGCGAGCTGATCAAAATCCGCGTATCCCAGATCAACGGCTGTTCATTTTGCCTTGATATGCACGCCAAGGATCTGCTCAAACTCGGCGATTATCAGGATCATATTCTGCTGCTGAACGTTTGGCGGGAAGCGCCCCTCTATTCCGGCCGCGAGCGGGCGGCTTTGGAACTGGCTGAAGCGGTGACGCGCATTTCTGAACAAGGCGTGTCGGAAGCGGTGTACAAACGCGTCAGGGAACATTATGATGAAAATGAATACATGGAACTTATTTTGGCCGTCAATACGATAAACAGCTGGAACCGGATCGCGATTTCGACAGGAATGTTCCCGGGATGCTTTTCATGAATTAAGCCGCTCCCGCCAAACGCCCGGCGATTCCTTTTAAAATAACCCCACAAATAGTATCGGAAAGAAGTGAGGGCGCCTCTCGCAGAGGGGCGCTTTTGCGAAGCAAAAGTACGGAGTGACATGCAGCCTTCGAAGCTTGTTCCGATTACTTTGCGGGCCCCGGAAGTTTAATAGGCGGAACCCCTGACCTTTCAATAGGTACAGGGGTTCTTGCCGCTCAAGTAGACAGCAAGGGAGGATTTCACGATGACGGAAGCCGTACATTTCGAATCGCTATACCGCACCTACCGTTCATACGCCTTGTCCATCGCTTACCGTATGCTGGGCTTGTATACGGATGCCGAAGACGTCGTTCAGGATCTGTTTGCCGAACTTGCGCTGAAGGATACGGCGGAAATTCGGAACATGAAGTCCTATATCGCCAAGTCTGTGACGAACCGCTGCCTGAATTTGCTTCATTCCGCGCAGAAGAAGCGCGAGGAATATATCGGCCAGTGGCTGCCCGAACCTGTAGCAGGCGCAGCCGGGCTGCCCGAGCTTGCCGCAGAGCAAAAGGATACTTTATCCTATGCCTACCTCTTGATGCTGGAGCGTCTGACGCCCACGGAACGGGCGGTTTTCCTGCTGCGGGAAGTGTTTGAATACGACTATGGGCAAATCGCGGACATAACGGACAAGACGGAAGCCAACTGCCGCAAAATTTACAGCCGGGCCAAAAAGCAGCTGCAGGGAAGTGAACTCCCCGCATCACCGGTTAGCAATGAACGGCAAAAGGCGGTAATTACGCGGTTTGCGGATGCTTTTCTTCATTATGATCCGAATACGCTGCTTGAATTGCTCGCCGAAGATGCCGTGTTTATCTCTGATGGCGGAGGCGTGGTGCGTACGGCCATCCATCCGATTTCCGGTCGCGAACGCATCATCAGACTGTTGACCTCGCCGAAAGCTTACCGCGATATGCGCAGCTGGAAGATTCAAATGTCCGAGCTTAACGGCGAAATCAGCCTTTTGTTCATCGACGGAACCGAGGTCAAATCCATCTTCTGTTTCCGCATGACGGACGCGGGCGACCGTTTGCAGGATATCTATAATCTCAAAAATCCCCTGAAGCTGGAACATTTGCAACCCATCATCTTTTGATTCGTATGTAATTTAAAAGCCAACCGTACCGCCTGCTTTTGGCGGTTTTTTCATTTCCGCTCCCTCGCATCCTTACATATCATCCCACGAAAAAACGAGACTGGCGGCGTGGATTTGAATCCACCCTCCTGTTTGTAATATAATCATTCTGACTACACGGTCAAAATGAGAACCGAAGCGTTCAGAAAGGAGTGAATGTATATTTGTCTGAGAAACTAGCGGACAAAAAGAAGCAAATTTTGAAGACTGCCCTGCAGCTGTTTTCCACCAAAGGAATCTCGTCCACCTCCATGCAGGAAATCGCCGAATATTGCGGGATGTCCAAAGGGAGCCTTTATCTCCACTTCAAGTCGAAAGAAGAGTTGGAACAAAGCATCTATCTGTACTGTGAAGGAATGATCCGCGATAGCGTCATGCAGGTGGAGCAGGAGCATCTTCTGACTCCCAAAGAACAGCTTCACAAGCAGGTGGAAGTTCTTCTGAACCGGCTGGAGGAATTGCGTGAATTCGCCATCATGCAGCTGCATGACCAGCATATGGGCGGCAAGAAACCCGCTATATCTCAATGCTTGCGCGAGAAGCACATCCATGCTTTCAATTGGTTCCATCATAAATTGGTCCAGATTTACGGTGAGGACATTTCCCCTTATACGATGGATCTGACGATGTTTATGACCGGAATGCTCACCGGATATATCCGCGCGCTGATGATTCCCGGGCTGCCTTTGAATGTGCACCGGATGGCGGAGCATCTGATCCATCTGCTGGATGACGTGGCTGCAAGCACGCTTCGTGATCAGAGGGAACCGCTCGTGTCGATGCAGGTGTGGTCGAAATGGGTGGAACAATTTATGGTGAACCCCGACAAGCCGCGGCATCCGCTGATGGTGACCAAACAGATGAAAGATCAGTTGAAAGACATCGCTATGGATGAATCCAGCCGGGAATTTGCTCTCGAGTCCATTCAGATTGTAGAAAAAGAGCTGCTTGAACTCGAACCGCGTAAAGCCATACTCGTCGGGATGATGAGCAATCTGGAACAAATTCAGGAGCTCGCTCCGCTGAGCGGGGAACTGAAGGACATCTACCAGCTTTATTTATCCTCAAGACCCGACCGTACATGAACGTTTTATTCAGTAATGCTGCATCAATCGCTGTTGGAAAGACATAAGGAGAGGAGTAGAAACCTGCGAAATGAAGGGAATCATTAATTTCTCGCTAAACAATAAGTTTGCCATCTGGATTTTGACGATTATCATCGCGGTAGCCGGACTCTATAGCGGCCTGTCGATGAAGGAAGAAACGATTCCGAATATTAACGTGCCGTTTCTAAATGTAACGGCGGTTTATCCAGGCGCGGCGCCCGAAGGCGTTGTACAGGACGTCACCGTTCCGCTTGAGCAGCGGCTGCGCAATGTGGATGGCGTAAAGACCGTCACCTCCACTTCCATGGAGAATGCCTCGAACATCGCCATGGAGTTTGACTATGGCACGGACCTGGATCAGGCGACCGCAGCAGTCCGTGAGGCGCTTAATGAGGTCAAGCTGCCCGATGAAGTGCAGAAACCTACCATATCGAAATTCAGCATGAGTTCTTTTCCCGTCGTCTCCCTGAGTGCGTCGGATGATTCCAATGATCTGGAGAAGCTGACCAAAAATATTGAAACCCAGGTTGAACCCGCTTTGGAAAAAATCCCTGGTGTTGCTTCCATATCTACTTCGGGCCAATTCGTAAAGGAAGTTCAGCTGAAATTCAATCAAGAAAAAATGGCCAAGCTCGGGCTTTCCGAAGATACCGTCAAAGGGATCGTACAAGG
Encoded proteins:
- a CDS encoding sigma-70 family RNA polymerase sigma factor, which gives rise to MTEAVHFESLYRTYRSYALSIAYRMLGLYTDAEDVVQDLFAELALKDTAEIRNMKSYIAKSVTNRCLNLLHSAQKKREEYIGQWLPEPVAGAAGLPELAAEQKDTLSYAYLLMLERLTPTERAVFLLREVFEYDYGQIADITDKTEANCRKIYSRAKKQLQGSELPASPVSNERQKAVITRFADAFLHYDPNTLLELLAEDAVFISDGGGVVRTAIHPISGRERIIRLLTSPKAYRDMRSWKIQMSELNGEISLLFIDGTEVKSIFCFRMTDAGDRLQDIYNLKNPLKLEHLQPIIF
- a CDS encoding TetR/AcrR family transcriptional regulator, whose amino-acid sequence is MSEKLADKKKQILKTALQLFSTKGISSTSMQEIAEYCGMSKGSLYLHFKSKEELEQSIYLYCEGMIRDSVMQVEQEHLLTPKEQLHKQVEVLLNRLEELREFAIMQLHDQHMGGKKPAISQCLREKHIHAFNWFHHKLVQIYGEDISPYTMDLTMFMTGMLTGYIRALMIPGLPLNVHRMAEHLIHLLDDVAASTLRDQREPLVSMQVWSKWVEQFMVNPDKPRHPLMVTKQMKDQLKDIAMDESSREFALESIQIVEKELLELEPRKAILVGMMSNLEQIQELAPLSGELKDIYQLYLSSRPDRT